The Vanessa cardui chromosome 9, ilVanCard2.1, whole genome shotgun sequence genome has a window encoding:
- the LOC124532329 gene encoding DNA polymerase zeta catalytic subunit, whose protein sequence is MNMLDSLREDGDTNKSNELTISDIKPEFSVRIVVCDHYLTRPIPGLDVIYSEFRGSDIKQVPILRIFGPTSEGYKACLHIHGVFPYFYIPCPTPNPEPQFLYQIAASLDKALNIALKQAMSTNQHVYKITLVKGLPFYGFHDKVHLFLKIFLYNPGLVKQAVELCSNGAILGQALQPHEAHLNFTLQFFIDFNLFGMSNIDLQTVRFRKTGVSQYSDEPAGSSELSLKPESSCYYEADCFASHILNRQRIGRGDGIENPGLEEVWNQELERRKQLNISMSSKSLSQGRLNLKETDTHSKFEQIMHNKVTNAIDKPKEITIEANEELVNYPAETAENSQLLNATDISHHIHQDITSLSNNSTLRKTAEYTDNVDDTLVDEDIALNSSFSLRYSQILLDNDDLDLVDMLQDLDEKAVEDDSIMGTPANEDEDLDSDNAEYSQIFNDDTILINPPERSQESSESSQSWHDSFWDGASIPQLDGTCDDDHVKKVRKRKMRSFKLGLSRPKNKRKVDTNIAKENEDNDMNEVEEINVSRETIDNISNLHIKRKCKAEPKSFTEECEDEPIKQGSVEEDSIVNLVSKVSLKHNTNVDAAILYDIQNEFEPTAGPSNIKICNPKQEESSNSSDNEVNRSSFEENEMGIESFYDKSHLFDSSVSEYKSQITDDKESIGIKAEETEKVDIKCETISNTPIKAYESTSSLNDITLIPKIRAPTKNYIVSTLEKYGIPKIRNPEPYYSNHKDVGDKVEIGQMVLKLNSKLTQDQKPFGQVLDFTSLEDWRQLLFLQTNEMTEESTKPDAMKILLASNRRCILEPLKRPPLCSDVIQWMENKDKITKDSVVEKDINLNIDEIENSQVNDLNELNSSMSLDVTIKENPELNNTLQITMQPDGAFLCFGNSESNKENTLGTLSNPTVETDFLTLMLLEVHTSIRGDLNPDPTKDQIEAIFTTVTNDCPPNHRLQRNVTQIFVVDDMKEPKFLSRCVFNFQITYLNSETELLETIIDCVKTHDPDILCGYEIEMNSWGYIVERAHVLGLEFVKEISRITEKNRQKRYRNEETELEGRVIGRITFNVWRLFRFELALSSYSFENCMYVILNERVPKYTYSQLAEWWKDESRILRWIPVEYYLTKLNGTVRMLEKLDMINRTSELARLFGLQWWEVLSRGSQFRVESLMLRAARPLNLVALSPTVKQRAKMRAPECLPLIFEPESRFYSDPVIVLDFQSLYPSMMIAYNYCFSTCIGRVQNINGDAPYEFGAWRLRIPQRKLESLSRSGQVHWSPVGVGFVKAALRRGVLPALLRRILAARQAVKAGIKLQTDDAIKKAMHSRQLGLKLIANVTYGYTAANFSGRMPCVEVGDSVVAKGRETLERAIQLVNQSKWNAKVVYGDTDSMFVLVPGGSRAEAFDIGRQIADAVTADNPSPVALKLEKVYQPCILQTKKRYVGYMYESPDQEKPVYEAKGIETVRRDGCPAGVKLLQRSLCELFETGDMSRVKKLVCGVLSKLTDGTLSPQELFFTREYHGPNGYRPGAAAPPNEIAKRWVSRDARSAPRAGERVSWQVCAGAPHTPLVRLARAPPELLRDAALAPHVPYYATRVLLPPLHRCLSLLGVDVFKWWQEIGWSREAQIERAGGSGGIARYMQRGRCAVCGARGARSLCARCAALPRASAAAVADKLARALRHQHLCLQICKSCCNHQLYLKCENTECPVLWRRVSSQQKIEHMREITANLPPAYMKENLDF, encoded by the exons ATGAATATGTTAGACAGCCTTAGGGAGGATGGTGACACGAACAAAAGTAATGAAttga CGATATCAGATATAAAACCAGAATTTTCAGTTCGAATAGTTGTTTGTGATCATTATCTTACAAGGCCAATACCAGGGTTAGATGTTATATATTCTGAATTTCGAGGCTCTGACATAAAACag GTAccaattttaagaatatttggCCCTACATCTGAAGGATATAAAGCATGTTTGCATATACATGGGGTATTTCCTTATTTTTACATACCATGCCCTACACCCAATCCCGAACCACAATTTTTATACCAA atTGCTGCCAGTCTGGATAAAGCtttaaatattgctttaaaACAAGCAATGTCAACTAATcaacatgtatataaaataactcttGTAAAGGGACT aCCATTCTATGGATTTCATGACAAAGTACAtctgtttttgaaaatattcttatataatccTGGTCTTGTTAAGCAAGCAGTTGAATTGTGCAGCAATGGAGCCATACTAGGCCAAGCTTTACAACCTCATGAGGCTCACCTTAATTTCACATTACAATTTTTCATAGATTTCAATCTGTTTGGAATGAGCAATATTGATTTGCAAACTGTAAGGTTTCGTAAAACTGGTGTGTCCCAGTATAGTGATGAGCCAGCGGGATCCAGTGAATTAAGTTTAAAACCTGAGAGTAGTTGTTATTATGAAGCTGATTGTTTTGCTtcacatatattaaatagacaAAGAATAGGCAGAGGTGATGGAATTGAAAATCCAGGACTTGAAGAAGTATGGAATCAAGAACTGGAAAGAAGAAAACAACTTAATATATCCATGTCTTCAAAATCATTATCACAAGGGCGATTAAATCTTAAAGAAACAGATACACACAGTAAATTTGAGCAAATCATGCATAATAAAGTCACTAATGCAATTGACAAACCTAAAGAAATTACCATTGAAGCTAATGAGGAACTAGTTAATTACCCAGCTGAGACTGCAGAAAATTCACAGTTACTTAATGCTACTGATATTAGTCACCATATACACCAGGATATTACCAGCTTAAGCAATAATTCAACTTTGAGAAAAACAGCTGAATATACTGATAATGTTGATGATACATTAGTCGATGAAGACATAGCATTAAATAGCAGTTTCTCCCTtagatatagtcaaattttaT TGGACAATGATGACCTAGACCTAGTGGATATGCTGCAAGATCTAGATGAAAAAGCTGTAGAAGATGATAGTATAATGGGCACACCAGCAAACGAAGATGAAGACTTAGATTCTGACAATGCAGAGTATTCACAGATATTTAACGATGATACAATCCTTATAAATCCACCTGAAAG atcCCAGGAGAGTAGTGAAAGCTCTCAATCATGGCATGATTCATTCTGGGATGGAGCTAGTATACCGCAATTGGATGGAACTTGCGATGACGACC atGTAAAGAAAGTGAGAAAAAGAAAAATGCGATCATTTAAATTGGGCTTATCAAGGCCAAAAAATAAGAGGAAAGTGGACACAAATATAGCTAAAGAGAACGAGGATAATGATATGAATGAAGTTGAGGAGATTAATGTTTCCAGAGAGACGATTGACAACATTTCAAATTTACATatcaaaagaaaatgtaagGCCGAACCAAAATCTTTTACAGAAGAATGCGAAGACGAACCTATAAAACAAGGTTCTGTTGAAGAAGATTCTATTGTCAATTTAGTTTCCAAAGTCAGCTTAAAGCATAACACTAATGTAGATGCTGCTATTTTGTATGATATCCAAAATGAATTCGAACCAACAGCAGGCCCTTCTAATATTAAGATTTGCAATCCAAAGCAAGAGGAATCCTCAAACAGCTCTGATAATGAAGTCAATCGGTCATCGTTTGAAGAGAATGAAATGGGAATCGAAAGTTTCTATGACAAGTCGCATTTGTTTGACTCATCAGTTTCAGAATACAAATCACAAATAACGGATGACAAAGAATCTATTGGTATAAAAGCGGAAGAAACAGAAAAAGTTGATATAAAATGTGAAACAATTTCAAACACACCAATCAAAGCGTATGAATCCACGAGTAGTTTGAATGACATAACACTAATTCCTAAAATCAGGGCTCCCACTAAAAACTATATTGTGTCGACTTTAGAAAAGTATGGAATTCCAAAAATAAGGAATCCTGAGCCTTATTATTCTAATCATAAAGATGTTGGTGATAAGGTTGAAATAGGTCAAATGGTATTAAAGCTAAATAGTAAATTAACACAAGATCAAAAGCCATTCGGTCAAGTATTAGACTTTACGAGCTTAGAAGACTGGCGTCAACTATTATTTTTGCAAACGAATGAAATGACAGAAGAATCGACAAAACCCGACGCAATGAAAATATTACTAGCAAGTAATCGTCGATGTATATTGGAACCATTAAAACGTCCTCCGCTATGTAGCGATGTTATACAATGGATGGAAAATAAGGATAAGATAACCAAAGATTCTGTTGTGGAAAAggatataaatttgaatatagacGAAATAGAAAATTCCCAAGTAAATGATTTAAATGAGCTCAACAGTAGTATGAGTTTGGACGTAAcaataaag GAAAATCCTGAGCTAAATAACACTCTACAAATTACAATGCAACCTGATGGAGCATTTCTTTGCTTTGGAAATAGTGAATCCAATAAAGAGAATACACTTGGTACACTAAGTAATCCAACAGTTGAG ACTGATTTTCTCACGCTCATGCTCTTAGAAGTTCATACATCTATAAGAGGAGACTTGAATCCTGACCCCACAAAGGATCAAATAGAAGCCATATTTACGACCGTAACTAATGACTGCCCACCAAACCATAGACTACAAAGAAATGTCACGCAGATTTTCGTCGTTGACGACATGAAAGAACCAAAATTCTTAAGCAGATGCGTGTTTAACTTCCAGATAACTTATTTGAATAGTGAGACTGAATTACTGGAGACGATTATAGATTGTGTTAAAACTCATGATCCCGACATTTTGTGTGGATATGAAATCGAAATGAACTCTTGGGGTTACATTGTCGAAAGAGCTCACGTATTGGGCCTTGaatttgtaaaagaaatatCCAGAATAACTGAAAAGAACCGACAGAAACGATATAGAAATGAAGAGACTGAATTAGAGGGAAGAGTTATTGGGAGAATTACGTTTAATGTGTGGCGTTTGTTCCGCTTTGAACTTGCTTTATCGAGCTACAGTTTCGAGAAttgtatgtatgtgatattgaaTGAAAGAGtaccaaaatatacttattcTCAATTAGCTGAATGGTGGAAGGATGAATCTAGAATATTGAGATGGATTCCTGTTGagtattatttaacaaagttaAATGGAACCGTCAGAATGTTGGAAAAACTTGATATGATAA ACCGAACCTCAGAACTCGCTCGGCTCTTCGGGCTGCAATGGTGGGAAGTATTGTCAAGAGGATCACAGTTCAGGGTGGAATCCTTAATGCTTCGTGCTGCGAGACCTCTCAATTTGGTCGCATTATCACCGACTGTGAAACAAAGAGCTAAAATGCGAGCACCGGAGTGTCTTCCACTTATATTTGAACCAG AGTCACGTTTTTACAGCGATCCCGTAATTGTCCTGGATTTCCAGAGTCTGTATCCGTCGATGATGATCGCTTACAATTATTGTTTCTCGACGTGCATCGGGCGAGTCCAAAATATAAATGG CGACGCCCCATACGAATTCGGAGCGTGGCGGCTGAGGATACCGCAGAGGAAGTTGGAGAGTCTGTCTCGGTCGGGGCAGGTGCACTGGTCGCCGGTGGGCGTGGGCTTCGTGAAGGCGGCGTTGCGGCGCGGCGTGCTGCCCGCGCTGCTGCGCCGCATCCTGGCCGCGCGCCAGGCCGTCAAGGCCGGCATCAAGCTGCAGACTGATGACGCCATCAAAAAGGCCATGCATTCCCGACAATTGg GACTAAAGCTAATAGCGAATGTTACGTACGGTTACACCGCGGCCAACTTCAGCGGCCGCATGCCGTGCGTGGAGGTCGGCGACAGCGTCGTCGCCAAGGGCAGGGAGACTCTAGAACGAGCCATTCAACTCGTCAATCAAAGCAAATGGAATGCtaag gTAGTTTACGGTGACACGGACTCCATGTTCGTGTTGGTGCCGGGCGGCTCTCGCGCGGAAGCCTTCGATATCGGGCGCCAGATAGCAGACGCAGTCACCGCCGACAACCCGTCGCCGGTGGCCTTGAAGTTAGAGAAG GTTTATCAACCATGTATTCTTCAAACAAAGAAGCGCTACGTTGGCTATATGTACGAGAGTCCAGACCAAGAGAAGCCGGTATATGAAGCTAAAGGTATCGAGACCGTGCGTCGCGATGGATGCCCAGCCGGTGTGAAG CTACTCCAAAGGTCTCTCTGCGAATTATTCGAAACGGGTGACATGTCTCGAGTGAAAAAACTCGTTTGCGGCGTATTGTCGAAACTAACTGACGGCACACTCTCGCCACAAGAGTTGTTTTTCACCCGAGAATACCATGGACCGAATGGCTATCGACCAGGAGCCGCCGCTCCTCCGAATGAGATCGCCAA ACGCTGGGTGTCGCGCGACGCTCGGTCGGCGCCGCGCGCGGGCGAGCGCGTGTCGTGGCAGGTGTGCGCGGGCGCGCCGCACACGCCGCTCGTGCGCCtggcgcgcgcgccgcccgagCTGCTGCGCGACGCCGCGCTGGCGCCGCACGTGCCCTACTACGCCACGCGCGTGCTCCTGCCGCCGCTGCATCGCTGTCTGTCGCTGCTAGGCGTCGACGTCTTCAAGTG GTGGCAAGAAATCGGCTGGAGTCGTGAGGCACAAATAGAAAGAGCGGGCGGTTCCGGCGGCATCGCGCGCTACATGCAGCGCGGGCGCTGCGCGGTgtgcggcgcgcgcggcgcccGCTCGCTGTGCGCGCGCTGCGCCGCCCTGCCGCGCGCCTCCGCCGCCGCCGTCGCCGACAAGCTCGCGCGCGCGCTCCGACACCAGCACCTATGCCTTCAG ATATGCAAGTCGTGTTGTAATCATCAACTCTATTTAAAATGCGAAAATACAGAGTGTCCAGTGCTGTGGCGTCGAGTGTCATCTCAGCAGAAGATAGAGCACATGCGAGAAATAACGGCTAATTTGCCCCCTGCTTATATGAAAGAGAATTTAGATTTCtag
- the LOC124532324 gene encoding tetratricopeptide repeat protein 12, protein MSKKMITSNPALKDHKQMELNEEWNNFMKRIGEVSTLVKDLASGDKVKSEAAKAIADQYLDGKIILDEDVKMTIKDNRTLINRKAFESFKNNDTGEMDKDAWMAEVSKDAERRALDKKIRQEKADTLKTQAIKAFRRGEYDRALSCYNRAIEQIKDNAMLYCDRALTNIKLENYNKVINDCEWALRLNENSFKARLYTAKAYQELEENDKFEKCKNELMEKFPQHEDLITYFLKENEK, encoded by the exons ATGAGTAAGAAAATGATAACATCCAACCCGGCACTAAAGGATCACAAGCAGATGGAATTGAACGAAGAATGGAATAACTTCATGAAACGGATCGGCGAAGTATCAACTCTCGTCAAGGATCTGGCGAGCGGAGACAAGGTCAAATCGGAGGCAGCTAAAGCAATAGCCGATCAGTATCTCGATGGGAAGATAATACTGGACGAAGACgttaaaatgacgattaaagATAATCGCACGTTGATTAATCGAAAAGCTTTTGAATCTTTCAAAAATAACGACACA GGAGAAATGGATAAAGACGCATGGATGGCAGAAGTGAGCAAAGATGCCGAACGTCGGGCGTTGGATAAAAAGATTCGTCAGGAAAAAGCGGACACTTTGAAAACTCAAGCAATCAAAGCGTTTCGTCGAGGCGAATACGACAGAGCCCTGTCTTGTTACAATCGAGCCATAGAACAAATCAAAGACAACGCTATGTTGTATTGCGACCGCGCCTTGACGAATATCAAGCTAGAAAACTATAATAAG GTGATTAACGACTGTGAGTGGGCTTTACGGTTGAACGAAAACAGCTTCAAAGCTCGTCTCTATACAGCTAAAGCTTATCAGGAATTAGAGGAAAACGATAAATTCGAAAAATGTAAAAACGAATTAATGGAAAAGTTCCCTCAGCATGAAGATCTTATTACATACTTTCTGAAGGAAAACGAGAAATAA